In one Alteribacter lacisalsi genomic region, the following are encoded:
- a CDS encoding IclR family transcriptional regulator, which produces MAEQKKLINSVHRALTIVDLFTEKRTAWKLSEISRELDLNKSTVHGLLRTLMHHGYVAQDPESEKYKLGLRFAEKGNLVMADLDVRRIARPYLEEITAKYGDATHLAVLDEGEAVYIEKMEGHSAIGMYSRVGKRAPLYCTAVGKVLASGETAASIRELAGKQTYARHTEHTIKSQEEFIEAVRTAAENGYALDDEELELGLRCVAVPIFDSQRKIAAALSMSGPVTRLKKENLDEITADLKEHAKKISSQLGF; this is translated from the coding sequence ATGGCAGAGCAGAAGAAGCTGATCAACTCGGTGCACCGGGCGCTGACGATTGTGGATTTATTTACGGAAAAACGTACAGCGTGGAAGCTGTCGGAGATCAGCCGGGAGCTGGATCTGAATAAAAGTACGGTGCACGGACTGCTGCGGACGCTCATGCACCATGGTTATGTCGCGCAGGATCCCGAGTCTGAAAAATATAAGCTCGGTCTCCGATTTGCGGAAAAAGGTAATCTGGTCATGGCCGATCTCGATGTGAGGCGGATTGCCCGGCCGTACCTGGAAGAGATTACGGCAAAGTACGGAGATGCCACACATTTGGCTGTGCTCGATGAAGGGGAAGCAGTTTATATTGAAAAAATGGAAGGGCACTCGGCCATCGGCATGTACTCAAGAGTAGGGAAACGCGCACCGCTCTACTGTACGGCAGTGGGCAAAGTCCTTGCCTCCGGAGAAACGGCAGCCTCCATCAGAGAATTGGCCGGGAAACAGACGTATGCGAGGCACACGGAACATACGATAAAAAGCCAAGAGGAATTTATTGAGGCGGTCCGTACTGCAGCGGAAAACGGCTATGCTCTTGATGATGAGGAGCTCGAACTGGGTCTTCGCTGCGTGGCAGTCCCGATTTTTGACAGTCAAAGAAAAATTGCGGCAGCTCTAAGCATGTCAGGCCCGGTCACGAGGCTGAAAAAAGAGAACCTGGATGAGATTACGGCTGATCTGAAAGAACACGCAAAGAAAATATCCAGCCAGCTTGGTTTTTAA
- a CDS encoding SDR family oxidoreductase, whose amino-acid sequence MSKTVFITGAGSGLGKGTAIGLAKKGHKVIASVETISQVTSLREAAEKEGAEFEVIKLDITDKRDQELLKEYDYDVFVANAAIGEGGPISEIPVDRVRAIYETNVFSTLENAQIAAKKFVEKKSGKIVFLSSIVGIVSLPHLGAYSSSKHAVEGIAKAMKEELEEHGVQVATINPGPFETGFNDRMFEEKWKWYDEENNFTPKESIEEVEKILDEQYDPQDMIDKMVEVIASDSHHFRTAHPEDVENQMKDYERKTWEEKV is encoded by the coding sequence TTGAGTAAAACAGTTTTCATAACAGGAGCAGGGAGCGGTCTTGGTAAAGGAACGGCAATCGGCCTTGCGAAAAAAGGACATAAAGTCATTGCATCGGTAGAGACCATTTCACAGGTGACGAGCCTGAGAGAAGCGGCGGAAAAAGAAGGAGCAGAATTCGAGGTCATCAAACTCGATATAACGGATAAACGAGACCAGGAGCTGCTGAAGGAATACGACTATGACGTGTTTGTCGCAAACGCCGCCATCGGGGAAGGCGGCCCTATCTCGGAAATCCCGGTGGACAGGGTCCGTGCCATTTATGAAACCAATGTTTTCAGCACGCTGGAAAACGCCCAGATCGCAGCGAAGAAATTCGTGGAGAAAAAATCAGGCAAGATTGTATTTCTCAGTTCCATTGTAGGGATTGTGTCGCTTCCTCATCTGGGAGCGTACAGCTCTTCCAAGCATGCCGTTGAAGGTATTGCGAAGGCGATGAAAGAGGAACTGGAGGAGCACGGTGTCCAGGTGGCCACGATCAACCCCGGTCCGTTTGAGACGGGCTTTAACGACCGGATGTTTGAGGAAAAGTGGAAGTGGTACGACGAAGAAAATAACTTTACCCCGAAAGAGTCGATCGAAGAGGTGGAGAAGATCCTGGACGAGCAGTATGACCCACAGGACATGATCGATAAAATGGTTGAAGTGATTGCATCAGACAGCCACCACTTCCGGACAGCCCATCCAGAAGACGTAGAGAATCAGATGAAGGATTATGAGCGTAAAACATGGGAGGAAAAAGTGTAG
- a CDS encoding mannitol-1-phosphate 5-dehydrogenase gives MLAIHFGAGNIGRGFIGEILHQNGYRIGFVDVNESLIARINEEKEYSVNLAQDRKEAVRVKNIYGLHSQHDHSSVVHDLAEADLITASVGVSVLPHIAPVIADGLKRRAEQGGGPVHVIACENAVGASSVLKEAVRKALCSDEDWQAVASIAGFPDSAVDRIVPGKAGAELDVSVEPFHEWIVHRGGMVKEEKLEGVHYVDDLTPYIERKLFTVNTGHACLAYLGFASGIETVAEAAGNPAVRGKAEGVLKETGLLLKEKYGFSEEDLHGYHRKILGRFENRNLSDPVTRVGRNPMRKLGAEDRLLSPLVQLHQRGFEAPHLIEVAGAAFLFNVPEDDESMKIQAMIEADGIRKTVSTVTGLPPDHPLTETVAGEYERLKIKR, from the coding sequence ATGCTGGCGATTCATTTTGGCGCAGGGAATATCGGAAGGGGATTTATCGGTGAAATCCTTCATCAGAACGGGTACCGCATCGGCTTCGTGGATGTGAATGAATCTCTCATCGCCCGAATTAATGAGGAGAAGGAGTATTCGGTGAATCTAGCGCAGGACCGTAAAGAGGCAGTGAGGGTAAAAAACATTTATGGACTTCACAGCCAGCATGATCACAGCAGTGTGGTGCACGACCTGGCGGAGGCGGATCTGATTACGGCATCCGTTGGTGTGAGCGTTCTTCCCCATATTGCGCCGGTTATCGCCGACGGGCTCAAAAGGAGAGCGGAGCAGGGGGGCGGTCCGGTTCATGTGATCGCCTGTGAAAACGCAGTTGGCGCGAGCTCGGTGCTCAAGGAAGCCGTCAGAAAAGCGCTCTGTAGCGATGAGGATTGGCAGGCCGTCGCTTCTATTGCCGGTTTTCCCGATTCGGCGGTGGACCGGATTGTACCGGGGAAAGCAGGTGCTGAACTCGACGTGAGCGTGGAGCCGTTTCACGAATGGATTGTCCATCGTGGAGGGATGGTGAAAGAGGAGAAGCTGGAAGGGGTTCACTATGTGGACGACCTGACACCGTACATTGAGCGGAAGCTGTTTACCGTCAATACCGGTCACGCCTGCCTCGCCTATCTTGGTTTTGCCAGTGGTATAGAGACAGTGGCGGAAGCAGCGGGAAATCCTGCGGTGAGAGGGAAAGCGGAAGGTGTTCTAAAGGAAACGGGGCTGCTGCTCAAGGAGAAGTATGGTTTTTCCGAAGAAGATCTGCATGGTTATCACCGTAAAATTCTGGGACGTTTTGAAAACAGGAACTTATCGGATCCGGTCACACGGGTGGGAAGAAACCCAATGCGGAAACTTGGAGCAGAAGACCGTCTTCTCAGCCCGCTGGTCCAGCTCCATCAAAGAGGATTCGAGGCGCCGCATCTGATAGAGGTAGCCGGAGCGGCGTTTCTGTTTAACGTTCCTGAAGATGATGAAAGTATGAAGATCCAGGCGATGATTGAAGCAGACGGTATTCGAAAAACTGTCAGTACAGTCACGGGGCTGCCCCCAGATCACCCTCTGACAGAAACGGTGGCCGGTGAATACGAACGTCTGAAAATAAAAAGATAG
- a CDS encoding PTS sugar transporter subunit IIA yields MTKSVLQEANIRIGDTVASKEEAIRKAGNLLVENGYVKEEYVEKMMEREEVTSTFMGNFLAIPHGTEDAKKEVIESGITIHLLEEPVDWDGNEVKLVIGIAGKGDEHLSILSNIAITCSEEDTLQQILSADSSEELMELFSGVE; encoded by the coding sequence ATGACTAAATCAGTACTTCAGGAAGCAAACATCCGTATCGGGGATACAGTCGCGTCCAAGGAGGAAGCAATCCGTAAAGCAGGAAACCTTCTCGTGGAAAACGGTTATGTAAAGGAAGAGTATGTGGAAAAGATGATGGAACGCGAAGAAGTCACGAGCACGTTCATGGGTAACTTTCTTGCGATTCCTCACGGCACGGAAGATGCAAAAAAAGAAGTTATCGAATCCGGTATTACCATTCATCTTTTAGAAGAACCAGTTGACTGGGACGGAAACGAAGTGAAGCTTGTAATCGGCATTGCAGGTAAAGGGGACGAGCACCTCAGCATCCTGTCCAATATTGCCATTACCTGCTCGGAAGAAGATACACTGCAGCAGATTCTGTCAGCCGACTCCAGCGAGGAACTGATGGAACTGTTCTCGGGAGTGGAGTAA
- a CDS encoding BglG family transcription antiterminator, whose translation MYVSARERNILNLLLEAPDGLTVKAIADDLNVSTRTVQRDLPGIESVLDEYGLLLERKSGSGLLLSGEEAGRDVLRKKLTELEPAEYTPEERHQLLLSILLQESEPVKLYTLARELHVTISTISNDLNSVEGNLERFGLELIRRRSYGIEVKGEEGQKRRALRSLITEQMSEEQFFSVLESKRTDDEGFEEISESVLHLLDSRVIHEVMEVLQELRNEGDPVTDASFIGLVVHLSLAVHRVRKGERIGEGEIPLERAKVEKEYRTALKILSKLEERLGLEIPESEAAYITMHLLGARQGDESPVYFHETPMDLALQAKKLAGAVEKEVKLPLAGDQSLIEGMISHLKPALFRMRNGMKIYNSLLPEIKRDYGELFKIVHRAVDQVFPGDEVPEEETGFLVLHFGSAMERARRNCQINAIVVCSSGIGTSRLLASRLEKEVPEINRITHMSVFDVLKETIPVNTIVVSTVPLTSIPDSFLVNPFLSSKEAARIREYLHGLAERPEEGRAPEELKTNEGDRADADMKLNEFQTIQEVSALVTNLLEEFEIQAMPALSGSEEIARELGHYQDKKGWVRDGGQIAEALLKRETAGGLAIPGTSLALFHTRTDGVVTPSFTVHELEEPISLKGMDNERADVRRILLMLAPVEWSQTGVEVMSYISALIIESDESIQLFEKGDEQLIQTFLEKKLKEYMISKLQ comes from the coding sequence ATGTATGTTTCAGCCAGGGAACGGAATATTCTTAACCTGCTGCTTGAAGCCCCGGACGGTCTCACGGTAAAAGCCATAGCCGATGATCTGAATGTGAGTACAAGGACTGTCCAAAGGGACCTCCCCGGAATTGAATCGGTGCTGGATGAATACGGTCTTCTTCTGGAGAGAAAAAGCGGAAGCGGGCTACTCCTCTCCGGTGAAGAAGCGGGGAGGGATGTTCTCAGAAAGAAACTGACTGAGCTCGAACCTGCGGAGTATACACCGGAGGAAAGGCATCAGCTTCTGCTCTCCATCCTGCTGCAGGAAAGTGAGCCTGTAAAGCTGTACACACTCGCCAGGGAACTGCATGTGACGATCTCCACGATCAGTAATGACCTCAACAGTGTTGAGGGGAATCTCGAGCGCTTCGGCCTGGAACTGATCCGCAGAAGAAGTTACGGCATTGAGGTCAAAGGAGAGGAAGGGCAGAAGCGGAGAGCTTTAAGAAGCCTGATCACCGAACAGATGAGCGAAGAGCAGTTCTTTTCTGTCCTGGAATCAAAAAGGACTGATGATGAGGGGTTTGAAGAAATTTCCGAAAGTGTGCTTCATCTTCTCGATTCCCGGGTCATTCATGAGGTAATGGAGGTGCTCCAGGAGCTGAGAAATGAAGGAGATCCTGTTACCGATGCGTCTTTTATCGGGCTGGTTGTACACCTGAGTCTGGCCGTCCACCGGGTGCGTAAAGGAGAGAGGATCGGGGAAGGCGAGATTCCCCTTGAACGGGCGAAGGTGGAAAAGGAATACCGTACTGCCCTGAAAATATTAAGCAAGCTGGAAGAGCGCCTGGGTCTGGAGATTCCCGAGTCCGAGGCAGCCTACATTACGATGCATCTGCTCGGAGCCAGACAAGGAGATGAAAGCCCGGTTTATTTTCATGAAACACCAATGGATCTTGCCTTGCAGGCCAAGAAGCTGGCTGGAGCGGTAGAGAAAGAAGTGAAACTGCCGCTTGCCGGTGACCAGTCCCTGATTGAGGGAATGATCAGCCACCTGAAACCGGCCCTTTTCCGTATGCGAAACGGAATGAAGATCTACAATTCGCTTCTGCCGGAGATTAAACGGGACTACGGGGAATTGTTCAAGATTGTCCACAGAGCTGTGGATCAGGTTTTCCCCGGTGATGAGGTGCCGGAGGAGGAAACGGGTTTTCTCGTTCTTCATTTCGGTTCTGCCATGGAAAGAGCAAGACGCAATTGTCAGATCAATGCGATCGTGGTCTGCTCCAGCGGAATTGGTACATCCAGGCTCCTTGCCTCACGCCTGGAAAAGGAAGTACCGGAAATTAACCGGATTACCCATATGTCTGTGTTTGACGTTTTAAAGGAAACAATCCCGGTAAATACAATCGTTGTATCAACCGTTCCGTTGACGTCGATTCCCGATTCCTTTCTGGTGAATCCTTTTCTGTCGTCAAAGGAGGCCGCGCGCATCCGGGAATATCTTCACGGGCTTGCTGAAAGACCGGAGGAAGGGAGAGCTCCGGAAGAGTTGAAGACGAATGAGGGGGATCGGGCAGACGCTGATATGAAACTGAATGAATTTCAGACGATTCAGGAGGTGAGCGCCCTCGTTACGAATCTTTTGGAGGAGTTTGAAATACAGGCCATGCCGGCTCTGTCCGGATCTGAAGAGATTGCGCGGGAACTGGGGCATTATCAGGATAAAAAAGGATGGGTCCGTGATGGCGGTCAGATCGCCGAGGCACTCCTGAAACGTGAAACCGCAGGCGGGCTTGCCATTCCGGGGACGTCGCTTGCCTTATTTCACACCAGGACAGACGGCGTGGTGACACCTTCATTTACTGTACACGAACTTGAAGAGCCGATCTCCCTTAAGGGGATGGATAATGAACGAGCGGATGTGCGCCGGATCCTTCTGATGCTGGCACCTGTGGAATGGAGCCAGACCGGAGTTGAAGTGATGAGCTATATCAGTGCCTTGATTATTGAAAGTGACGAGTCAATTCAGCTTTTTGAGAAAGGCGACGAACAATTGATTCAGACCTTTCTTGAAAAAAAGCTTAAAGAGTATATGATCAGTAAATTACAATAA
- a CDS encoding PTS mannitol transporter subunit IICB, translated as MTQEQTAPSNGAKSGIKAKIQRMGSYLSGMIMPNIGAFIAWGIITALFIEDGWLPNAELAELVDPMVLYLLPLLIAFTGGRMVYDLRGGVVGATAAMGVIVGTDIPMFIGAMIMGPLGGYVIKQVDRLFEGKVKSGFEMLVNNFSAGIVAMILTILAYVGVGPAVLGLNQVLAGGVRMIVDAGLLPLASIFIEPGKVLFLNNAINHGILSPLGLQETSEAGKSILFMLEANPGPGLGVLLAFMLFGSGMAKQSAKGAGIIHFFGGIHEIYFPYILMKPLLLLAVIGGGMSGIFTFSLFNAGLVAAPSPGSIFAFMAMAARGDHVAVLLGILVATAVSFAIASVILRSAKDTGNEDLEEAATKMQAMKGKKSSVAGNFTSQNEGEEETAAEKGAEELSAGKINKIIFACDAGMGSSAMGASILKNKVKKAGLDIEVTNKAINQIPDDADLIITHKDLTDRAKAKQPDKQHISVDNFMNSAKYDEIVNELKDSQ; from the coding sequence ATGACACAGGAGCAGACGGCACCATCCAATGGTGCAAAGAGCGGAATCAAAGCGAAGATCCAGCGTATGGGAAGCTACCTGAGCGGCATGATTATGCCGAATATCGGTGCTTTTATCGCCTGGGGGATTATCACGGCACTGTTCATTGAAGACGGTTGGCTGCCAAATGCCGAGCTTGCTGAACTTGTTGACCCGATGGTTCTTTATTTACTGCCGCTTCTGATAGCGTTTACAGGAGGGCGGATGGTCTACGATCTCCGTGGTGGTGTCGTGGGAGCGACAGCAGCGATGGGGGTTATCGTCGGAACGGACATTCCGATGTTTATCGGTGCCATGATCATGGGACCGCTTGGCGGATATGTGATTAAGCAGGTGGACCGTCTTTTTGAAGGGAAAGTAAAATCAGGTTTTGAAATGCTTGTAAACAACTTCTCGGCAGGGATCGTCGCTATGATCCTGACGATTCTCGCCTACGTGGGCGTCGGGCCGGCTGTACTCGGACTTAACCAGGTGCTTGCAGGCGGTGTCCGGATGATCGTTGACGCTGGACTTCTGCCACTGGCAAGTATTTTCATTGAACCTGGTAAGGTACTGTTTTTAAATAACGCGATTAATCACGGAATTCTGAGTCCCCTCGGGCTTCAGGAAACATCCGAAGCGGGAAAATCGATTCTGTTTATGCTTGAGGCAAACCCGGGACCAGGTCTTGGTGTTCTGCTTGCCTTCATGCTGTTCGGCAGCGGGATGGCGAAGCAGTCGGCCAAAGGGGCAGGGATCATTCACTTTTTCGGTGGAATTCATGAAATTTATTTCCCTTACATTCTCATGAAACCGCTGCTTCTTCTCGCTGTGATCGGAGGAGGCATGAGCGGGATTTTCACATTCTCCCTCTTTAACGCAGGACTTGTAGCGGCACCCTCACCGGGCAGTATCTTTGCCTTTATGGCGATGGCCGCCCGCGGCGATCACGTAGCCGTACTTCTTGGAATCCTTGTGGCAACGGCCGTTTCCTTTGCCATCGCATCGGTTATTCTCAGAAGTGCAAAAGACACGGGAAATGAAGACCTTGAAGAAGCTGCCACAAAAATGCAGGCAATGAAAGGGAAAAAGAGCAGTGTGGCCGGAAACTTCACCTCTCAGAATGAAGGGGAAGAAGAGACTGCTGCAGAAAAAGGAGCAGAGGAACTGAGCGCAGGGAAAATCAATAAGATTATTTTTGCATGTGATGCAGGAATGGGTTCCAGCGCAATGGGCGCATCCATTCTTAAAAATAAAGTTAAAAAGGCAGGTCTCGATATCGAGGTCACCAATAAGGCCATTAACCAGATTCCAGATGACGCCGATCTGATTATCACCCATAAGGACCTCACCGACCGTGCGAAGGCAAAGCAGCCGGATAAACAGCACATTTCGGTTGATAACTTCATGAACAGTGCAAAATATGACGAGATTGTCAATGAACTGAAAGACTCGCAGTAA
- a CDS encoding MetQ/NlpA family ABC transporter substrate-binding protein: MKKMMFLTSMALVFLAGCGEDQENTDNGETQDENEEQNQEQEEVTLTVASLISPMTDILELTEPMLAEEGIDLQIEVLGDNVQPNAALANEEVDANFFQHVPYMEEYNRNHDANLVPVEEIYFANYGVYSEEYDDIDHLPEGSVIAIANDPSNVDRSLTLLDQHGIITLDEKTGNYYTQSDIIENPNDYTFEEVDLLMLSRMYDDVGAVVMTPAYAEPLGLTPKNDALLTEGTDNEFAITLVAREDNVDDEAIQKLAEAMTSDEVREFLEENYDETAIPAF, encoded by the coding sequence ATGAAAAAAATGATGTTTTTAACGTCTATGGCTTTAGTGTTTCTGGCCGGCTGCGGTGAGGATCAGGAAAATACGGACAACGGAGAAACCCAGGACGAGAATGAGGAACAGAATCAGGAGCAGGAAGAAGTGACGCTTACAGTTGCTTCATTAATTTCGCCGATGACGGATATCCTCGAACTGACGGAACCCATGCTTGCTGAAGAAGGCATCGACCTTCAAATTGAAGTGCTGGGAGACAACGTGCAGCCTAACGCAGCCCTTGCGAACGAAGAAGTGGACGCGAACTTCTTTCAGCACGTCCCTTATATGGAGGAATACAACCGGAACCACGATGCGAACTTAGTGCCGGTGGAAGAAATTTATTTTGCCAATTACGGGGTTTACTCCGAGGAATATGACGACATCGACCACCTGCCGGAAGGTTCCGTGATTGCGATTGCCAATGACCCATCGAACGTGGACCGTTCCCTGACGCTCCTGGACCAGCACGGCATCATTACGCTGGATGAGAAGACGGGGAACTATTATACCCAGTCCGATATCATTGAAAATCCAAATGACTATACGTTTGAAGAAGTGGATCTTTTGATGCTCTCAAGAATGTATGACGATGTTGGAGCCGTTGTGATGACACCAGCTTACGCTGAACCTCTCGGCCTGACGCCGAAAAACGACGCACTCCTCACCGAGGGAACAGACAATGAATTCGCGATCACGCTCGTTGCCCGTGAAGACAACGTGGACGATGAGGCGATCCAGAAGCTTGCCGAAGCAATGACAAGTGATGAGGTAAGGGAATTCCTTGAGGAAAATTACGATGAAACGGCGATTCCGGCGTTTTAA